The region cgaGTCAATTTTTGACCCGACCCACCAAGAACCcggctcacccgggttgaacctGTGGTGGGCCGGGTTGGCCCACCAACCCGCATGGTGACACACGTTATGTTGGACTCTGCAATGTTGGgctatttttttaaccaaacacattggTGGGTTGGCAAATGGAAACTTAGTTTCAactaataaaagtataattattggaaaaagtataattagtTTGCTGAAAAAAGTATTGCATTCTTTGATCTTAGatagtatttgtatttttatttatttattttggtttgtattggagtttaacatcattttggATTATATTGAGATTGTAttcaagtttatttaaattttaatccgaAATATAATTTctgacttaagaaaaaaaattatattttttaattaagtgggcTAGTGACCCAACccatttaacccaccaacccatttaacccaccaacccgtggtgggtcgggccgagttcgaatttttttagctcgctaataagtgagccgggttgggttggccCACTAAATGACCAACTCGTGGTGGGTCGGGTTGGGTCGGACCGGGCggccattttgacagctctaataaatatcaatattagataTTACTATGTAAGAGGAGgagaagaataaaatatttagaggATTTTATTGATcaagaaaaatttatatataagcaACATGAAACAAGTATAAAGCTTCGtcttaaaattaagaatataatataagaaaatctattttttagCACTCTCATcaccaatgaggtgatcaatgttTCCATTTGGTTTAACAAAGAAAATGACAATATCAAGATGActagcatccatatggccataattataatcaccatcttcataagaaaagtttgtttctatgttcttctccttatttttttaagatgcTTTGATGTACAATAAGTATAATTCAAATGGTTTTTACCCCCGTAATGATAACTTATTTTCTCATCTTATTTTCcattattttcacatttttcttttccctttttcacattattgttccACTTCTGGTgataaaatgtgtctttgaaatttcctttatgaCCATTGCCATAATCACTATCACAACCATGAAAATATAGATCAAATGTTGCTACATCCACTTCTGGGGATGGAGTAGAACCAATTGGgcaggtttcatgattttctatcaaaaactcattgttttgttcagccacaagaaagcatcaaataaattcaaaatatttgtgaaatctcttttcacaatattgttGTTGGAGGAATAAATTAGTTGCTCACAcgctttatttatttctttaatggcATCACCAAtacccattgcatctaaatatatttcaacattcaatatctaatataagtAATTCTTCCTCGTagtatcaagggtcacaaattcaaaatttgtaagattttacatgtttagaactagcacataaaataataataataataataataataataataataataataataataatcaatatcataataataataataatagtaataataataataataatcaatatcataataataataataataataataatcaatatcataataataataataataataatcaatatcataataataataataataataatcataattaaaataattaaaattaaaataataataataagacaaagATGAAGATTGATAAAGTCAAATCATTCTTATCATAgaaataagaatataagataaaattatgaatgaaaaaagtATTAGAAAGAACCTAGATTAAGACACGCAGAACATTGTCTTTAGAGAGAAAATGTTTCCACTAGCACTCAATTGGTTGGAGTATGATGATGATAACAAGTTATAAGATAAAgctaataataaagaaaagaagtaaatcaagaatagagaatgagagaacaGGAAGTAAcctctttctatatatttattactgATAAGAAGAGTCTTATTTAGAGAGACAagatgtaatataaaaaattttaataatacgAGTAAGGTATCAAATTAATGGGTTACCAttcatttataacaaaatagtatttatggataaaaaattatgattaatttatgaaattagagtataaattaatctttaatattagattatttgagttgcttattattattaattttaaattagtcttgaattttaaattgaaaacttttttaaacactaaattagtttttaatacaTTTCTTTCTAACCACTTAGTGGGGATATTTAACGAtagtaaataactcaaatgttattatgaaatacgttaaaaagttaaataaatttgacataatttgattaaaagaattaaatatatgcatttttaaaattaagagactaaattaaatcaaagtttcaaagataaactaattttaattttaactaaaatttaaaggaaaaaaatatctttagtctcaaaaattagttgtttttttaatgatatttttatagtaTTATAACATTTGTAAACaataaatgttaaagaaattatttaatttttatgtgtaAGGTTCTACATCAAAAAGTCTGGAGCGTGATAtagcgaaaaaaaaaaagaactgaTGTCtggtttttttatatgtatagaagtcaaaataatattttcttctatttctatttgATATAATAGCTTATAATTTTCAGCTCTAAAAacaattttctattcttttcatGGCACGCAATTTCCTATATGATTCCAAAAATGATCATATGAAACTTCTGAATATGTCTTGCTTTTATTAacctttttaatttagttattttgtaCCATACGTCATGTATACAATTTCTGAAGTTTGGggttttcaatttattttatatgattttaatgtGAAAATAACTATGTTTAAACTTCACCATGTGTTATCTGAAGCTCTtttcatctttaaattttaacttatttgaacattaaaaatagtaCTTTCTTTTacttctatatttttcttttcttatctgtacaaacaatatatcttttacttctctttaattttgtttccgTGTTTGATTTCAATGTCCAACAAACTAATTAATTCATGAAAACAGAGTTTCATCAggatttattcaaattaatctATTCTAAAACTAATTATTCTCAATTAATCTTGGAACAACTTTTCCAGAGCAGAAAGAAACCTAATTGGGTTCCCATCAATGTTTTGGTAGTTGGTCGTTATTATTTCAACtatcacttttcttttcttttattttaatctctaaACTGTTAAGCACTTTCCCAacgtttttttttatgtacttCAGAAATTTCGCTCTGCACAGTATCAAACACTTTTGCTGCCAAACACTGGTACTCCAATAATAGTACTAGAAAAACTGATGAGAATTGAACCTTCAATCCCTGTCATGTTCTACCTCTCCTTTATCGTACTAGTTCACGCTCTTCTAACGCAGCAGAGGAAATTCCACGGCACAATAACTTCACACCATATCATATGACAACTTCTGAATCCTCCATATATTGACACGAATAACACATCCTCAAGAACATGCTCTAAATGGCACGTTCCATCTATAACACAAAACCCCTACACAGAAAACTACTACTCCTCAATATATCCTTCGTTTTCCTCGTCTGTCTCTTCCTCAATGCCTACCTCCATCCTTCTAGTTCCAATGTCGATGCCTCCACAAATGTGTTCAACCATGCTAGAATGCTCAGTGGCATCAGTGTTGATGGTTGCACTGATCTTCACAAGTACTTGGATAATGATTCTAAGTGCTTATATGTCAAATCCCATGCTCAGTGCAGGTCAAAAGGTTATATAAATTATCTGCAGATTTTTTACTGCAGCTTTGGGCATTCCCCAATTTTGGGTCATGCCCTGCTAATGCTGTGGCTtgtgattttgttttatcttttgggAGATACAGCTTCAAATTACTTTTGTAGTAACCTGGAAGGTCTCTCAGACATCTTGAGACTATCCCCCACCATAGCTGGTGTAACCTTGCTTTCTCTGGGAAATGGTGCTCCTGATTTTTTTGCCAGTGTTGTTTCTTTCACAAGATCGAATGACGGTGCAGTTGGCCTGAACAGTATTCTGGGAGGAGCGTTTTTTGTGTCCAGTGCTGTTCTTGGGATCATAAGTTTTCTTGTCGGTGCAAATGAAACTGCAATTGACAAGGCTAGTTTCATTAGAGATgtcattttcttccttttctcacTTTTCATTCTCCTTGTCATCATTTCTATCGGTAAAATCAGTTTGCTTGgttcaattttttatgtttccatttacTTCCTCTATGTCTGTGCTGTGTCTGCAACACATTTCATCTATGGAGGGGACAGGACAGAAGGGGAACTTGCCTCATCTTGTGATGACTTGACTGAGTCAGGAGTACCCTTGCTAGGGTGTGTTGATGATGAGAAACCAAACAAAGAGGTAATGGAAGATGAAGGGCAGAAGAAACATGAGGGTTTTGGTAATAGTAATTCTTTTGACTTTACTTACTTGAGCAAGTTTTTACATGTACTAGAGCTACCTCTTTGCTTACCAAGAAGGCTTACTATACCAGTAGTGAGTGAAGAAGGTTGGTCAAAGCCATATGCTGTTATATCTGTGACATTGGCACCAGTGTTGTTTTCAGCTCTTTGTAACACCCAAAGGGAAAATGAGAGTTCAAGGAGTAGTCTTGTTTCATATTTAACAGCTGCATTAATTGGCATTGTTTTGGGGAACATGGCATGTGTGACAACCAAGAGCACAAGTCCACCCAGAAAGTGCTTGTTTCCTTGGCTAGCTGGGGGCTTTTCCATGAGTGTAACATGGACTTACATAATTGCTGAGGAACTTGTTTCCCTCTTAGTTGCTTTTGGGAATGTGATAGGGGTTAGTCCTTCAATCCTTGGACTAACTGTCCTGGCTTGGGGTAATTCTCTGGGAGATTTGATAGCCAATGGTGCAATGGCCAAGAATGGTGGAGCTGATGGGGCCCAAATAGCTGTCTCTGCTTGTTATGCAGGCCCTATGTTTAACAttttgatgggcttgggcttacCTCTTGTACTCTCAGCATGGTCTGAATACCCAGAGTCTTATGTGATTCCCAAGGACCCTTCTCTTTATGCAACTCTTTTGTTCTTGATGGGAGGTGTGCTTTGGGCCCTTGTGATATTCACAAAGAAGAATATGAAGCTTGATAAGTCATTGGGAATCGGACTCTTGACCATTTACCTCTGCTTTTTGTTTATAAGGATGGTCATTGCAATTGGTGTTATTAAATTCTAGAGAAATATACTTTCATAGGGACATGACTTATTTTATCATACATTTCCATTTTCAAGATCATTAATAATGTAAAGTTATTATGCTTTGGTATCTTGTTAAAGTAGGACACtactaaaatatttgatttttagcGTTGTGAGGTTAACACTGCCACTATTTcttattttcatcaattaaTCAACTACCACCAAATTTAGAAAAGTACCATATTATTGCTTTAATACAATCATCCGAATAACCaccattaaaattattaaagtcaattttaattatcttaaattaattgaaaacaaattatcaaTATTTAACGATAGTTATAACGGTAAgcaaaatgaattttttttaaaagaaaattcaggttacatttaataatagttaaaaccgccaataaattataattattttaataaaattatccaATCTTTAGTGGCAGTTGTAACTGCCAACAAATCATAATTATTctaagaaaaaagaattattcAATATTTAGTGGCACAGTAATTGcaacattattaattaaattttaattaaatacaatGCAGGCaaatatgctttttttttttctattatgttGCAGAATAATATGCAAAGTAATAGCGTTGAAGTATTATGGTCTCATTCGACAAATTTCTACAAATTACAACTTACAGAGAAACTGATATGTAGGTAGGGCATATACAATATGCAGGGCAATCACGGCTATAGACACCATTGCTTCAAATGCCACAACGCTACCAAGAAACTGCAACACATTTATTTACATTCCACTGTGTTCAAAAATCCCTGGAGTTACACCTTTATCACAAATGAAAGcttataatatatcacatatCATTAATGTCATGCAACATGATACTAAAAATATGCACATTCCttatacttaattaaaatttgtgccAATCAACCAATGAAAAGTAGTAAGAGAGGCAAAACAATTGACGAACCACTCTATGAATAAAACAAGTTGCGTGTTATATATTGTCTacacaatatttaattattattaagaatcattttataaaaacataCAAACATGGTTGAACTAAGGGTTGCCTAATAGAAATTAAGTGTTGtaaaacaaattttcttattaCCTTCGGACTCTCAATTTCCACGGTTAGGGATTCAATCTTCTGAGTGTCTTCAACAATAACTTATGTTTCTTCAGTAGCTTTCTTTGCTTCCTCTCATTCCTTTATAAGCAATGCATAAGGCTGGGCAGAATTAATTGAACTGTTCCAAATTGTCAATTAATTGTACTATATTAAGCTAAATTTACTGAactatttaaagttaaaattgaactaaattatttaatagttcagttttaaaaaactgAACCACTGAGTGTGAATTGATTTGAGTGTTCCAAAACTTCTGAGATTCGTTCACTTGGCCATTCTCACGCTGCAATGCGCCAAGGACGAGTCCAGATTCTCTACTGATATTTTTGGTGTTGCTCTCtgctgaacattaaaaatacactgaatttgatattttaaatatctttttaatatattttaaaatgtcaaaatgagtGGTAATCAATGTATTATGAATGCACAGTAGAGAAACAGTACAAAAACCCAACAGAGAATCCAAATCTTCCAAGAACCGTGGTGCATTAATTGAGAGCTCCTAAACTATTGATATTATTAGAAGGCATGATGATGTGAAAGAAAGATGTCTCATCTTAACTAATAAACTCTTTGGGGTCTCATCCAGAAAGTCGTATGCTTTGTAAGAAGCTTGTACAGTTTGGGAAGAGTTTGGGAAAAGGTTTTGATTGATCAAAAAGAAGAATCTACTTCAACTGATATGCCCTTAGGCACGGCCATACATAACATAGAAATCACACTCGGAAAGGGTGGACAATTAGCTAGAGCAGCTGGTGCTGTAGCGAAACTAATTGCAAAAGAGGGAAAATCGGCCACATTAAAATTACCTTCTGGGGAGGTTTAATTAAGGTagttgaaacaattttttttacacccatttctttgttatcctttattttttattattttttagatataaaagtattcacttttatttaaaCCATTTCATCCTGTGAAAGATGTATTGGTATTGAATAATTCTTTCCTGGTAGTTAATGTAATCAGAAACTCCACGAATTGCATGAAACCTACAACAAAAAAGTGAATTAGAACTTCGATGGATTTTTCTCTATTTACATTCACCctctttgatttatttttattgtaatgtttttcaaattatatagtATATGGTGTATGTAGTTATTGTTTACATAGGTAATATCTCTTGTTATATCTCTATATTTTTTAACGGTTGATAAATGTATACTACTAAAATTGTACTAATTTAACTtgcattaatttaattaaggtgttgtgatttaaaaataaaattgatatcgtATCTATtcatcataattaaattaagtgaTAATTATTTTCACTTCATCACAAaattgataatgataatgattatatatatttaacaatatattatgtattatttgaatatgataccattaacatattttttagatatataataaatcaataGTTATATTAATTCAACTAAAACACTTTTAATCTTGAAATAGTAAAATAGGTATGGTGTCgtgaaaacatatatatatatatatatattatattatattatattatattatattgtattatattatattatatatatatatatatatatatatattatgctttgtggtttttttttgttgtagcACTTATTTTGCACAATTCAATAAATTAAGcatgaaatataaatagaaGATGCATTTTAAATATAGTGCAGTTTGAAAAAGAGTTTAGTTCTTAATATTTAGTTTAGTTTAGATtgcagttcagttcaattcagtgcagttcagttcaattTGTTGGAATGAAAaatagttcagttcagttcatcTGAACTATTCTTCAGTTTAGTTCGGTTCATACAAACTATTTTCTAGTTCAGTGTAGTTTTTAATAGTATAGTCATTTTGGCCAGCCCTAGCAATGCACTAGTTTCATCAACTTTGTTTACATCTTCTGCAATAAATTATGCAGTTTTGCTATCTCTTGTGCTTTGGATTCTTTTAGGCTGCTCTATAAGAtttcaaatagttttctttAGGATTGTCTTATGTTGAAACTGATCTTCCAAAATTTACGTATTTTCAAAACGTATATCTAACCCTTAAATTTTCTCTAGTTGAAGACGTCAAGTGAATTCCTCCACTCTTTTTTCAAGTTTCTCCTTGCCTCTTTAAGTGCACCTGATTCTGTTGCGGCCTAGCAAATTGATACAATGTTAACTCAGAGTAGAAAGAGAGATATCAAAGAATTAGGAATAATAAAGTGAGGTTAGTGGCTTTGTGCTACTTTAACGTTAAAAAATGAGTCATAGAGTAACTTAATTGGTTTCATTTTATCATTCAAAAAACTACCACAATAAAACTACCATTTTATTTTCCAACCAACaccatttttattacttttatagtTACTTCATTCTCTCATTCATAGTGGGCagtaaataaactaaaatatgcaGTGAGATCCATCTCTTGTACATGTTACATATAGTGGGGTATTTTTAGTTAGTAGTTAGATAGagaagtaaattctcaattgtATACTCAACATGGTGGAAAGTAAAATATGATGTGAGTAGTTACAAAATTGAGTATTAAGCTTTAGACAATGTAAGGTGCCTTTATAAAAGTTTGCCTCTTTATCTCTTTCCACAAGATAAATAGAGCACTTATTGGACATTGAAGCAACCTTCTCTTTCTGAGCATGGAACTAGTCTCACCCAAAGTGTGTGAGAAAAATGTGTTAAGCAAGatttttgacaaaaatttaataaccaTCCATTGTTACCCTCACATATATACATACCAACTACTGtcacatttaatatttaagcATGGGCATGAAATGTTTTACACGgacttatatattttgtattgagcactataaaagaaacaaccaaatagcaGTTAACAGTTAGCAGTTGATGttaactaatttatatttttgtagagataaatataaacaaaggcattaatcaaagtaaatctTAAACTTTTGTTCCTTATAGTACCTGAACCATACATATATAAACTGCATTTGTTGCATCACCACCCCTGCATTATCAACtcacaaatttaatataatctCTCTTTATTCAGCCATCCAATCTCTAGTTTCTTTCCTACCGAAAGCCAGAGGGAAGAATGAGGTTTTGTTGTTCCATCCCCTTGTTCTGTTGTGCGtctgtttaatttttatcaGTATCAAACAACTAGAATTGAAGAACAAGGTGGAATTTAGCAATATTTTCTTAGATGTAAGTTGCACATACCCTAAGTTTAAGCTTTGATACTCCACAATAATATAGTCTTCTTTCCTTTCAACTATTTGGTGTTGTTGATTCTATCTGTAAAAATGACCCGGAACTAGTTTTTAACTTACATGGTTGAAAAAATTCCAATATATTACAACAATTATACATTACACATGTCACGCGCATCCCCCAAAGATACGACTTGCCGACCCTCGGTGCGTGCCACAATCACAATATCGATGTCATTCTCTGCTCGAGCATCTCGGAGACTCTAATCTTCATCAACTACAGATTCAATGAGCTTTAAAAAACATGAATCAATAATAGAAATTAGGGTCATGAGAAGTTGAaacttctaaataaaatcaaatttgaatCGAAAAATAATGTAGTAGAAAAAATATCAACttaagaaaagggaaaaaacgcttagaaaaaaaaattgcaagaagaAAGGAAGATTCTTTATAAGAATGGGTTCATTGGAAGAGAGTATAACTTGGAAGATACCTCTCAACAAAAGATATTAGTTTAACCCTGGTTACATTCTGTTAGTCTAGTTAGGTTTAGTTTGTTTGTTTTAGTTAGTCTGTAACTTTTATATACTATGTTTGTAAACATTCTGCTGCATCAATCTCGATATATAGTGTTCTTGTTTCTGTGATACGGTATTAGTAGAGAATTGAATATCTTTCTCCCTTTAGTTCTCTCTTTCTCGGCCTCATCATGATCCACCCAATGTCAAAGAACCTCATCATGATCCACCCATCCTCTTTTCATACATCATTCAGATGATCTCGGCCTCCTTCTCACTTTGCAGCCCTTAGATGACACAAATTACGTCATTTGGAGTCGTGCGATGAGGGTTGCTCTCTCCATCAAGAACAAATTACCGCTCATCGATGGAACCCTAGCCATACCTTCAGATGAAGATCCTTATTTCGCTGCTTGGTCAAGGGCGAACAACGTTGTTATCTCATGGTTATACAACTCAATTTCGAAAGAGATTGTGACAAGCATCCTCTTCACCTCCACCACAAAAATGGTTCATGCATGTATCAACTTCGGCGTCAACTTTTGTCCCTACAACAGGGTTCTGATAGTGTGAGTACCTATTATACCAAACCAAAACGATTTGGGAAGAGCTTTCTGGATACAAACCCACCTTCAACTATTCTTGCGGTGCGCTCCACCAACTTCAAGAACACACCGCCTCAGAATATGTCATGACCTTCCTTATAGCTTTGCATGATTCCTTCTCCCAAATCCGTGGTCAAATCCTTCTCTCCGATCCTCTGCCACCTATCAGTAACGTTTTCTCCTTAATTTTGCAAGAAGAATTTCAACGAGAAATTATTGATACCCAATCATTAAATAATTCTGAA is a window of Vigna unguiculata cultivar IT97K-499-35 chromosome 4, ASM411807v1, whole genome shotgun sequence DNA encoding:
- the LOC114181706 gene encoding cation/calcium exchanger 1-like, which encodes MARSIYNTKPLHRKLLLLNISFVFLVCLFLNAYLHPSSSNVDASTNVFNHARMLSGISVDGCTDLHKYLDNDSKCLYVKSHAQCRSKGYINYLQIFYCSFGHSPILGHALLMLWLVILFYLLGDTASNYFCSNLEGLSDILRLSPTIAGVTLLSLGNGAPDFFASVVSFTRSNDGAVGLNSILGGAFFVSSAVLGIISFLVGANETAIDKASFIRDVIFFLFSLFILLVIISIGKISLLGSIFYVSIYFLYVCAVSATHFIYGGDRTEGELASSCDDLTESGVPLLGCVDDEKPNKEVMEDEGQKKHEGFGNSNSFDFTYLSKFLHVLELPLCLPRRLTIPVVSEEGWSKPYAVISVTLAPVLFSALCNTQRENESSRSSLVSYLTAALIGIVLGNMACVTTKSTSPPRKCLFPWLAGGFSMSVTWTYIIAEELVSLLVAFGNVIGVSPSILGLTVLAWGNSLGDLIANGAMAKNGGADGAQIAVSACYAGPMFNILMGLGLPLVLSAWSEYPESYVIPKDPSLYATLLFLMGGVLWALVIFTKKNMKLDKSLGIGLLTIYLCFLFIRMVIAIGVIKF